From Kryptolebias marmoratus isolate JLee-2015 linkage group LG15, ASM164957v2, whole genome shotgun sequence, a single genomic window includes:
- the hddc3 gene encoding guanosine-3',5'-bis(diphosphate) 3'-pyrophosphohydrolase MESH1 — translation MSSDVALLLEAANFAAYKHRNQIRKDPAGTPYINHPIGVSRILSHEGGVSDIDVLQAALLHDTVEDTDTTIEELREKFGETVAGFVQEVTDDKSLPKQERKRLQVEHAPHCSPQAKLVKLADKLYNLRDLNCSIPVGWSAERVQEYFVWASEVVKGLKGANSALEEKLEELFKERGIKL, via the exons atgaGCTCGGACGTAGCATTATTGTTAGAAGCTGCTAATTTTGCGGCGTACAAACATCGGAACCAGATACGTAAAGATCCAGCTGGGACTCCGTACATTAATCATCCTATCG GAGTGTCAAGAATCCTCAGTCACGAAGGAGGAGTCTCAGACATTGACGTTTTGCAA GCAGCTCTGCTTCACGACACGGTAGAGGACACGGACACCACCATCGAAGAGCTCAGAGAAAAATTTGGGGAGACTGTGGCTGGCTTTGTCCAGGAAGTGACGGATGACAAAAGTTTGCCGAAGCAGGAGAGGAAGCGTCTGCAGGTGGAGCACGCACCTCACTGCAGCCCACAAGCCAAACTGGTGAAACTGGCAGATAAGTTGTACAACCTCAGGGACCTGAATTGCAGCATACCTGTAG GTTGGTCAGCTGAGCGGGTCCAGGAGTATTTTGTGTGGGCATCTGAGGTGGTAAAAGGCCTGAAAGGAGCTAACTCAGCTctggaggagaagctggaggagtTATTTAAAGAGAGAGGGATTAAACTCTGA